Within the Prochlorococcus sp. MIT 1300 genome, the region AGCTGTAGCTTGGATTCTTTTACCCTGTGCTCTAGTAAAAAAATTTTCCATGACAATCAGCTGTTTTTTCTATTGAATTGCTTGATCAAATAGTTGACAACTGCACCACACCCCTGCTAGTACATAAGTACTGCTACTGAAAGAGGAGTAAGAGCATGGCCCCATCTGCATCTCCATATGCGCTCTGGCGTGCTGAAGGCTGGAGAGCTGTAGCAACACCATTTCCTAAGCGAAAAGAAACATGCAAAAACAAGGTTGGTTGCAAGATCCAAAAACGAAAAACACCAAGCGTTTTCATCGAGATGAAAAAAGCTGGTTGCGTTACCCAAAAGTGTTTATTGATTCAGGAAGACCACTACCAAATGAGCATACTCTTTTAAAAAGTCGTAGCTATGTTGCTTTACATGAAGCCGAAGAAGAGTGGATGAAGCTCCAACAAGAGGGCTGGAGAAAAGTCAGTCCTCAATGGGGCTCTGACGTTGACGTTTAGCCAGGAATGATCATGACTAAAGAAGAACTAGCTCAACAAATAACTAGAGCTATGCACAAACGAAAGGACGACTACGCAAGCTTCAATGCCTATAAGTGCATCAAAGGCTATTTCCTAGACCTTGAGATAGAAGACTTGATTGGTATTGCAGGTCAGTACGGAGTCAAAGTCGTGGAAAACGAGCTGATATAGCTCGTTAGATTAGGGATAGGGAACAGTTATGTGCTAGATATATAAATTGCCTATTTAGTAAATAGCCATTAAATGTCTAGCCTAACCATAAAAGTGAGCGCCAAGGCAGATGCCATGATCGCTCAGCTTCAGAAAGAAGTCTTCAACCGAAGGCGTAAGAAGATTACGGCTGAAGGTGTTGTTGAGTCTTTAGTCGAAAGTGGGGCGAAATCCCAGTCTGACAAGCGTTATGCAGCTTCTTGGAAAAACCTAATCAAGGATATTGAAAAAGCTGCAAAGGTCTCTGAAGAACATGGCAACAAACCGCCAAGCATCTCTGCAGAAGAGTGGGCCCTCATCTTGTCTCACCGAACTCGTAAAGGGACAACGACCAAAAAAGCAGCTAAATCCCCAAAATTAGCTCTTAAAAAGACAACGGTTAAAAAGCCCGCTTCCAAAAAAGCTATTGCAAAGCGCATGACTAAAGCAACCCCTACTAAAGCGGTTGGAAGACCAGCTAAAAGCGCAAGAAAAACTACAAAAGCTGTAGCAGTAGCAGCAAAGTAAAGCTTCCGCAGATTGTTAGGAAAGGCTGGGCAAGTATTTGCCCAGCCTTTTTTTTGTGTGGAATTCTCAAAAACCACTGGTGATTTGGATCAAATCTCAGAGTTCCGCTTCACTACAAATTGCGCCTTTTACTCCGCTGCCTTCCTCTCATCCTTGAGCTTTCATGTTTTGTCTATCAAGGCTTTCCTATTGGCACTAGACATCACCTTAAAGCGTTCTTTTCTTTCCTCTCGGAGTTTCGTGATTGGTCAAGGTTTTGAACGAGTTTTATCAGTTTTCAATTTAGGTTCATAGACAGCACCATTACATACACCAACCGCAAGAGCCTGTTTGGCTTTGTCACCCCAGCCATGTAAATCAGAAGCTTCATTGATCCAACCGAGTGTGCTATCTAGGCAACGGTTCCAGTAAGCAGCATGCCTCGCAACAGGTACCAGCTCTATAGCGATGCAAGACAGGCCCAAAGCAATAATACCCAAGAAAGCTTTCTGAAGTGAATCACCCATAACTAATTAGTTAGACCTGAGAAGAAAAAGAACCACATAAATACTGATGCATTAAGAACAACCGTCAAAGAGATGACAAAGATTTTGAAGGTATTCCCAACCTCATCTAGATCTGGATTTAATTTGACTCTGCTCATCAGCAATCTAGGTAGATCAAATCATCACTGAAGGAATCCTAGTAGAACTTCTTCAGTGCAATACCTCGTTGATAAGCAAAAAAATGCAAGTGCTAAGAATGTCGCATGATTAGGGCTCAGGGAAGGCTCGTCTAATACCCAATAACCAAGTCATAGTTTCAGTAATATACACTTGAAGAGGGCATCTTCTTCTCAAGGATTCCAAAGAAATAAAAAGTGCAGCTAGACAACTTATGTTTTCTTGCCCAAACTCTATTGGGTTTCTATACTAATTTTTAATCTTATTCATTGATCATTATAGGATTGATAGCAAGATAT harbors:
- a CDS encoding DUF1651 domain-containing protein is translated as MQKQGWLQDPKTKNTKRFHRDEKSWLRYPKVFIDSGRPLPNEHTLLKSRSYVALHEAEEEWMKLQQEGWRKVSPQWGSDVDV